GTCATCTGGGTCTCGAAGGCCCTGAAAGTCGCGGGCAGGAGGGCAGCATGGCGGGGCTGGCCACGACCGCACTCTCCCTCCGACATACACGGGGTCCCCAGCCCTCCACTCTGACCTCCCAGGACGCACAGAAGTCCACCAGCCGCGGCCCGAGCCGGGGGATGCAGTCCTCGCGGTGGAGCGCGGAGCAgggagccccgcccctccccactgcgGCGGCGCGGCCCCGCCCACCTGTACTCCTGCGTGCGCAGCGAGTAGAGTTTGAAGGCGCAGCCCAGCGCGATGACCAGCAGCAGGCCGCACACCAGGCTGCCGATGAGGGCGGCGGTGATGACCTTCCGCGGCACCGCCGCCAGACAGCCGTGCTCGTCGCTGCCGTCCTGGCAGTCCTCCTGGCCGTCACAGCGCCACGTCTCGAAGATGCACAGGTTGGTGCCGCAGTGGAAGGTGCCGGGCTGGCAGGAGAAGCAGTTCTTCTCGTCGGCGCCGTCGGGGCAGCTCTTCTGGTTGTTGCAGCGGTCGGCGGGCGCGTAGCACAGGCCGCTGCCGCCCTCGCAGGGGTACTGGTCGGGCGGGCAGGCGGGGCAGCCCTGCTCGTCGCGGCCGCTGGCACAGTGCCACCAGCCGTCGCAGCGCTGCGGCTCCGAGAAGCAGCCCTGCTCGCCCGCGTCCCCCGCGGCCCCCTCGCTGCTGCTCCCACACGGCTGCTCCCACGGGAGGCAGTAGCCCTTCACCTGATAGGTGGCGTTGAAGCCGTGGCCGGCGCTGCGGGCGCGGGCGTGGTAGGCCACGGTGAGGCGGCCCTGGGCAGCCTCCAGGCTCACGGGCCGGTGGTTGCTGCGGTAGGACAGCGTCTGCAGCAGGCGGTCCCCGCGCTCGCCCAGGCCCTCGTACACCTGCACGTAGTCGTCGTAGCCCAGCCGCAGTTCCAGCTGCAGCAGCACGCGCCGCGGGTCCTGCGTGTCCACCAGCCACGTGCAGTGAAGGTCCGAGGGCCCACGGGCTGCGCCAAACAGGTCCGGGGAGGCGAAGGAGCCGTAGAAGCTGCCCAGCCGCCGGCCACACGCCAGGTCGGGGCAGCCGGCCTCGTCGGAGCCGTCCCCGCAGTCCTGCGTGCCATCGCAGCGCCGCTCGGCCGGCAGGCAGCGCGTGGAGCGCGCCCCGCTGCAGGGGAAGGTGCCCCCCGGGCACAGGCTGCCGGGTGGCTCAGAGGCAGGTGCCGAGCAGTTGCCCTCGTCAGAGCCGTCGCCACACTCGTCCACAGTGTTGCATTGCCACGGCCCGGGCAGGCACTTGCCGTTATCACAGCGGAACTCATCTGCCTGGCAGGACGCCTGGCCCAGCTTCCCTGTGGGGTgaagagcatgggggaagggggcagtcAGGGGAGAGCAGAGCCTCGCTCCAGCGTGGGACCGGGGGCCAGGAGCAGGTAGGGTGGTTCCCCTGTCCTGGGGTGGCAGGGCCTCTCCATGGCCACCCGAGGTGCAGAGACCCCTCAAATGCCAGAGCAGGCTCATCCCTGACTTGACCGAAGGGTGAGGGGTGAGCCACTCACTCTAGCCAAGTCTAGGAAGTGGGGTCAGGGAACTCGAGGGGAAGACCCTGCAGGGAGTGGGCCAAGAGAGGGCACTGCCTGGGCCCTCGGAGCCCTCGGGCTCTGTGGTGCCCTGCCCCACCGTGCCGCCAGCATCACCTCGGATGTACGAGAGACGGAAGCCCTGGGCCTGGCCGGAGCTGGAGGCGTCAGAGTGGAAGAAGATCCACACGTGGTCCCGGGCAGAGATGAAGGCAGGCGGGATGGCAGAGCCACAGAGCCGGAAGGCCTCCTGGCGGGGCGGGGCTGCTGGGCCCAGCATGAGCCAGTCCAGGGAGCACTGGTGGGACTCCTCCACGTCAAAGTTGCGGAAGCTGccgggcagagaggaagaaggaccACGGGTGTGGGCGGGCAGGCAGGGAGCCCACAGACCTGAGCTTACGGCAAGGGTGGCCAGCCACACTGGTCCCTCTACTCCTTCACGCCGGGCCTCTTAGTGGGACCCCAGCCACCATCCAGGGGCCTGAGGGTGGCTGCATGAAGAATCAGAACAACCGTGGACATCCCCATTGAGGCTCTGGGAGGGCCTCACCTTTCTGCCCTCCATCCGCACACACAGTGCCCACCCCAAAGCCAAAGTGGAGGGGGAGTCAGTTCCTTCCCCTGACACTGTCTCTTCAAGGGCAAGACCCAAGAGTCCAGATCCCTCCCACACTGGGTCTGCTGGGACAGACCTAGCACAAACTCACAGGCTTATCCAGTGAGGGGGCACACGCACACAGGGCTGGCCTAGCCTACATCTGGGTGACAGCTTGTCTCCTGGGGAGAAATGCTGGAGCTGGCCTCCCACCCAGGCTGTAGGGCAGGCAGGCCACAGGGCCAGGGAGTACCCTAGAAGTGGCCAGTAAGGGTGGAGTCTTTGAAGAAAGAGTGCCTGAGAGCCACGGCCCTGCGGCCACAGGGAAACTGGCAGGACCACCAGGAGAGACCCCCATCGTGTGCATCACATCCCTGTGCTTTGGAGCTAGGGAGTACCCGGGCCTGCTGGGCTTTGGCATGTAGGAGAGTGACACCTCAGCCAGACACCCCATGGCCACCCCAGGCCAGGGGTTCCAGCCTCAGTTCCACTGTCTAGCCACCTCATCCCAGCACCCTCTGCACATCCCTGCAGCTACAGCACCGGGCTCCTGCCTGGCTCCCTCTCCTGCCGAGACTGCCCCCAGACCCCGGGGGAAAAACCCTGCTCTAGGCTCCATGCCAGCCTGGCCTCAAGCCACCTGCAGGACACTTCTGCCACCTCAGGGACAGCTGGACCACGCCAACCAGTCCCCAGGGCTTCTCTCCCTGGCCGGGCTGAGGTGATTGACAGCCCCCACTCCTCATGAGAGAGGCTCTCGCAGAAGTCCAGCAGGAGAGGCAACCAGCTGCAGGGACCCACAGAGCCCGGGGCACGCTCACATGCTcacacgcacccacacacatGAACTTACACACATATCTGCTCACAGCTGCCCTCTGTACCTGTTCATACATGTGCTCACTCACATGCACGCATTCACACGTGCTCTCATACATGCCCTCTACACCTGTTCATACATGCACTCACGTGCATGTACcgtcacacacccacacactcttTCACATACACACTCACTCAGCCTGTGTAAGGCCCACGGAGTCTCCCTCTGATGCCCTAGGTCCCCTTACCTGATGGTGATCATATCCCCACGGTCACCCTGGATGTACCAGCTGCAGTTGGTGCCCGGCGGGTAGTtgaggggccaggctgggctgtAGATGACACCGCGCCGTTCCGTGTGCTGTTCTAGCTTTCCGCTGCAGGCAGCTGTCGGGAGAAGGGGCTGAGAAGTGCTGTCCTCCCGTTTGGGTGGGAGGTGAGGTGGGAGGCCCACTTGATCCCCCCCATGGTTTGAGCACAGGCCTGCCCCAGGGTGGGATCAAGTCAGATGAGGGTAGCCATGGCCAGGGCAAGGCCAACCTCAAGACTTCACTGGAATTCCGTATGGAGGGCCAAGGACCCACAAGGACTCGGGGCAGCCTCAGCTCCCAACCCTGCCCCGTGCACCAGAGTGTAGGTCTCATTCCCCACTCCCGGCAGGGCTGTGAATGAACCCACCGGCAGTCCCCTTGGCACCTCCGGGGTGCAGCCTGCGTGGACAGTCCTGCTGTGgttccctgcctgccctccctggTACAGGTATAAATACAGGCCTCAGccctgggaagggaggggctTTGCTCACCCAGCACATATTTACTGAGTAGCTACTAAGTGCCCGGCACAAGTACTAGGTGTGCTGAGTAAGACAGTCAAAAGCCCTGCCCCATGGAGGCTGCCGGGAGAACAGACATGCTGATCTCTGGGTGGAGTAAAGATCATAACACAGGCCTGCAGGGAGGCCAGTGTCCAGATGTGGCTGGAAACACAGGCTGAGTCTGCTCCCACCTTGTGTGGCACTGGGGTTTCATCCTGAGCGTaagtgggaagccactggaggtaGATGTCATAACCGGACAAggagacaggctcagagaggataaGTGACCTTCCTGTGGCCACACAGCAGTAGGTGGCGGAGTCAGACTCGACCCTGGTCCCCTGGTAGGATCGGCCTCTCACTGCCATCCGTGAACCCACGCGCCAGGGACAAGTGCGGGTTATCATTCCAGCCAGTATGATGAAGCAGTGTCACCACGCCCAGCCCTGCCAGCCTCACTTCACCCTCTTCATTATCCATGCCTCTGCTTCCAGCTGAGCCTGCCTAGCCTGAAGACTGCAGAGCTGACCCCGGTGTCAGGCCAGGTCCCTGCACTTGgccacacccacccctcccagcccctgcagcCCTCCACCACACCACCTCATCTGATCCTCACAAAAACCTGTGGCAAAGGCAGGGCCCATTATACAGATGGAGACACTGAGGTCAGTAACACCACCTCCTCACTCTCCCACTGCCTGGCACCTTCCACTGTCGCCCTAGAAACCAGGGTCTCTCTGCTGGCTCTTAACAAGACTCTTTGGGACCCCAAACTGCACGGCTGCAGAAAGGAGAGTGGAAGCCTCCAGCCGCCTCCCGTGCTCATAGGACTGTGACCTGGAGGTCCAGGTCATCTGATACTCTGACTAACAGGGAAGTGGAAACCCCCACAGACAGCTCACAAAAGCATCAAAGGACTAGAAGAGAAACACCACACTTAACCCTAAAACACGGCTGGGCACCCTTGGGCTGCCGTCAGAGCGCCAATAGTCCCTGGTCACCAAGGCACCAGCCAGACCAGTCCCTGGTCACCAAGGCACCAGCCAGACACATGACACCATGTGTCATTGCCATTGTCTCTGCTTGGCACTCACCTGTGGCCCGGAAGGCCAGCCTTCCTGACCCTCAGATTTCTTACCTACTAAGCAGGAGCATTATTGCACCTGCTTAATAGGTAGATTAATAGGTAGAGCACCCAGGAGGGGAAGGACAAGGGCCCCTTCCCTCTGACaaatgagcccccccccccccgagaccCTGGGTGCTGACCAGGGGGCCTGGGAGGTGTGAGGCTATGAAACCAGAAGAAGCTTCTCCTCCTGGATGGTGCTGGACAAGAGATTCACAGGCAGGGAGAGCCTAGTATGGCTGGCTCAAATCTCTAAAGGACATGATTAACGAGAAGTCAGGAGACTCCGTCAGCCAGGGTGGGAACCACCCTTTGTTGCCTTGACCCTCAGCCCCTGGGACAGGGCCTGGAGCAAAGCAGGGCCTACTCTGTACCTACCCTGGCCTGGAGGCCTTCCTCAGGGACAAAACACTCAGGCCAGGGTCCTCACCCACAGTGGTTGCAGAAAGCCAGGCCCGTGCATCTTCTACAGGCATCACCTGCCTCAGCCAGAATCTTCTTCCTGACCTACGTCTATCCTCCTTTCCAGAGTCAGGCAGCCTGTCTCTGGAACCACCAGTCAAGTCAGGAGCAGGTGACGAGGCAGCAGCCAGCCCAGCCCTACCTCTCAACAAAGCCCCTGACAGCATGTCCCCCACACAGCCTTACCCCTGAGCACTCCCCAAGGCTTCCCAGAAATTCCCACCTAGGCGGCAGCGAAAGCACTCGGTTTGCTCTTCTCCAAAGTGGGGGCACAGAGCTCATGTCCTCTGCAGCCATCAGCCTGGCCCACTCACAGTGAACGTGGAGCCAAAGAGAGGGAGCTGTGAGCTCTGGTCAGGGCCTCCTGACTGGACGCTGCTTGGCCGTGAGCCTGGAGGCTGCCACCAGCTCAGACAACCAACTCCAGGCCTCTGCATGATGGCAGCCTCACTCCCACCCCAACAAGTCACCCCGGGACCCAGGCACAGGTGGGGGAAAGGCCTCACAAATCCAGTTCCAGGGCCCACATTGCCAGGCACTCCATTCAACCCTAGGCCTCACCTTgtccatcagtaaaatggagccCATGGGTGCTGCTTGTCTCAGAGGTAGTCGGGAAATTCTAGGAAAGTGGCAGCCTCTAGGCAGATATTCATGTGATGCGGTGAGTGGGGGTACGCCCTGCGGGGGGGTGAGGATCCCACAGAGTGTGTGATGATGGGCAGGTAGTGACAGGTGCTAGGAGGACCGTACGTTTGCAGGATAGAGGGTGTGCGGTGTCAGGGGGCAGAGAGGCCTGTCTGAGCTTTAAATGGAGGTGACCCGTGTTCACTCCGGCAGAAGAGCGCTCGGCCCTCAGGCCCGGGTGGCCCTGCTCAGGGGGGCA
This genomic interval from Panthera leo isolate Ple1 chromosome E2, P.leo_Ple1_pat1.1, whole genome shotgun sequence contains the following:
- the LRP3 gene encoding low-density lipoprotein receptor-related protein 3, whose product is MEKRTTAGPEGAPGARAQLAVVCLVNIVLTGRLSSAVPALAACSGKLEQHTERRGVIYSPAWPLNYPPGTNCSWYIQGDRGDMITISFRNFDVEESHQCSLDWLMLGPAAPPRQEAFRLCGSAIPPAFISARDHVWIFFHSDASSSGQAQGFRLSYIRGKLGQASCQADEFRCDNGKCLPGPWQCNTVDECGDGSDEGNCSAPASEPPGSLCPGGTFPCSGARSTRCLPAERRCDGTQDCGDGSDEAGCPDLACGRRLGSFYGSFASPDLFGAARGPSDLHCTWLVDTQDPRRVLLQLELRLGYDDYVQVYEGLGERGDRLLQTLSYRSNHRPVSLEAAQGRLTVAYHARARSAGHGFNATYQVKGYCLPWEQPCGSSSEGAAGDAGEQGCFSEPQRCDGWWHCASGRDEQGCPACPPDQYPCEGGSGLCYAPADRCNNQKSCPDGADEKNCFSCQPGTFHCGTNLCIFETWRCDGQEDCQDGSDEHGCLAAVPRKVITAALIGSLVCGLLLVIALGCAFKLYSLRTQEYRAFETQMTRLEAEFVRREAPPSYGQLIAQGLIPPVEDFPVYSASQASVLQNLRTAMRRQMRRHASRRGPSRRRLGRLWNRLFHRPRAPRGQIPLLTAARTSQTVLGDGLLQPAPGTTPDPPAPLTDTGSPVVAGDGPPSVPGHATEAGSAVPPPSGLRDPECRLGDKDRKACRDSLVDSLAPAEAPREPCSAQDPHPLAPTASSTLGPHPPEPLGVCRSPPPPCSPTLEASDDEALLVC